CGGTCGGCCACCCGGCGGCGTCCACCTCGACGTGGTCGGTCGGCACGGACGCCCGGGGCGGCGGGACCGCGCCGTCGGCGCTCGCGTCACCGGTGGCGGTCGGCGCCGCGCTCACCTCCGGGGCGCCTTGTCGTCGAAGTCGACAAGCTTCGGCACCTCCAGGGGCTGGGGCTGGTTCTTCTCGACGCGCAGCCACGGGCCCAGGGTCCGGTTGTACGCCGTGAGCCACGGGCTGGCCTGCCCGTCGCGGCCCTGCTGGTAGCTCTTCTGCAGGAAGTAGGCGACCAGGTCACGCAGTGCCGGATCGCCGATCGGCACGCCGATCCCCAACAGCTCGCTCGTGCCGAAGGGCAGGTCGACGATCTCGAACTCCTTGGGGTACGTGGCCAGGAAGCCCGCGAGGATCGTCTCGTCCGAGCTGACGGCGTCGTACCGGCCGGCCCGGATGCCTGTCACGCAGTCCCAGACGTCCTTCACCACAAGCGCCTTGACCTGGCGCTTCTCCAGCTCACCCTCGGTGGTGGAGCCGCCTGTGGTGCAGACCTTGTAGGCCGGGTCGCGCAGGTCCTCGATCGTGCGGATCTTGTCCTTGAGCCGGACCGGCACCAGCACCTCCTGGGTGGTGACGAAGTACGGGCCGGCGAAGCTGACAAGCTTCTTGCGCTCCTCAGTCATCGAGAAGCTGGACACCACCAGGTCCACAGTGCCGCCCTGCAGGTACGGGATCCGGTCCTCGGTGGCCGCCGACACGAACTCCAACTGCTGCTCGCCCTCGTAGCCGAGGGAAGCGGCGATGTACCGACCGATCTCGACGTCGAAGCCGACGTGCTCGCCGTTGCGGAGGTCACCCATCAACGGCTCGTTGGTGGCGACGCCGATGCGCAGCTTCGACTGCCCGTAGATGTGCGACTCGCGCATCTTCTCCTGCACCGACTGCAGGTCCGGCTCCTTCCGACTGTCACAGCCTGCGGCGGCGGCCAGGGTGAGGGTGAGCGCGACCGCAAGCGTCGTCGCGACCGAGCGGAGCCGGGACTGGGAACTACGTACGTTCATGGGCAACCTCGCTGACGGAGCAGCCTGCGGAACACCGAGAGTAGCGAGTTCGGTCCACTGTGTGTGCGCGCCCACCGGTCAGCTGGGCTGGTCAGTTCGATCAACGCCGATCGGCGTGGCGGATCGCCTCTCCGGTTGACAGCGGGCCCGGCCGCGACATGCTGGAGGGGTGAATCGACTGTCCAGGATCGATGCGCGGATGGTGGCGGCGGTCGCCGCGCCGGGAGCCGTCGCGCTGCTGGCCCTGCTTGTCGTTCTACGCCGGCAGGACCTTCTCGGTGTGGTTCTCGGACTGCTCTGCGTGCTGCTGGCCATGGTCGCCGCGGTCGCCGTGTCCGCCGCCCGCCAGCGTGCCGAACCGGAGCCGACGGACCAACCGCACGCCACCGCGCCGCCGGACCTGCTGCCGTACGGGATCGACGCGGACACGCTCGACGCCCTGGACAGCCGGGACGCGTTGCGTGCGGTGCGTGACCGGGGACGGGCGCGCGGCGGGTTCAGCGACCGGTGAGAGTGGGCGCGGTGAGCGCGTCGACGCCCCGCCCCGCCAGGCACCGGTAGACCCGGTCGACGTTGCCGTCCACCGGCGGCAACACCTCCAGGTGCCAGCCGACCGGCTCGGTGATCTCCGTGGTCACGCGGAACGTCGTGGCGCTGCACACCTGCCGTACCGGCTCGGCGGCGATCACCTCGTCGTAGTCCGCGCCGACGAGCGGCACCGGGAGGATGCCCTCGGCGTACGTCTCCCAGGTGTGCCTGCCGTCGCAGGGGACCCGTGCCGCCTCGGCGCGGGCGCCGCGGATGCGCACCGGGCCGAAGCACTCCAGCTCGGGCAGGCAACGGGCGCCGCTGGGCAGCGCGGTCGGCGCGCCGGCGCCGGACGCGCAGCCGGGCAGCGGCCCGGTTGCCGGCGCCGCGACCTGGGTCACCGAGGGGGACGGGTCCGGCGGTGGGCCACTGCTCGCCAGCCAGGCGCCTGTGGTGGCCGACGCGGCGAGCGCCAGCACCCCGGCACCGCCGAGGAACCAGCGCCGCCGCCAGCGCCGACCGCCGGGGACGCTGGGGCGGGTGTCCTCGACCGGGGGGCGGGGCCCCGGCTGGCCGGTGCCGTACAGGCCGGACCGGCTCGGGCCACCACTGACCGGAGAGCCACTTACCGGTTTGCCACCGACCGGGGCACCGCTGGTCGGGGTGCCGCCGGTCGGGACGCCGCTCACCGGGGCGGCCGGCGATCCGAACGGCAGGTTGGCGAGCAGGTCGTGCAGTTCGAGGGCGGAGGGCCGCTCGGCCGGGTCGTTGGCCATGCCGAGGCGCAGCACGTCGATCAACTCGTCCGGTACGCCCGGCAGGCCGGGAAGCGGCTGGTTGAACATCTCCAGCACGGTCACCAGGCTGGGGTTGCGCTCGGACTGCCACCGGGGCGGCCGACCGTGCATCACCGCGTAGAGGGTGGCGCAGAGCGCGTACACGTCGACGGCCGGCGACGGAGGGCTGTGGCTGAACATCTCCGGCGGCGCGTACGCCGGGGTGAGCACCTCCAGGGTGACCGAGGCGTCCCGCGCCTCGGCCAGTACGGCGAGCCCGAAGTCGGCAAGCACCGCCGAGTTGAAGTGCGAGTAGAGGATGTTCGCGGGCTTCACGTC
The DNA window shown above is from Micromonospora lupini and carries:
- a CDS encoding transporter substrate-binding domain-containing protein — encoded protein: MNVRSSQSRLRSVATTLAVALTLTLAAAAGCDSRKEPDLQSVQEKMRESHIYGQSKLRIGVATNEPLMGDLRNGEHVGFDVEIGRYIAASLGYEGEQQLEFVSAATEDRIPYLQGGTVDLVVSSFSMTEERKKLVSFAGPYFVTTQEVLVPVRLKDKIRTIEDLRDPAYKVCTTGGSTTEGELEKRQVKALVVKDVWDCVTGIRAGRYDAVSSDETILAGFLATYPKEFEIVDLPFGTSELLGIGVPIGDPALRDLVAYFLQKSYQQGRDGQASPWLTAYNRTLGPWLRVEKNQPQPLEVPKLVDFDDKAPRR
- a CDS encoding serine/threonine-protein kinase; protein product: MTDTPTGGLPVPIVPGLTDLRVFARGGYATVYQATQISVGREVAVKVENRTLDSERDQARFLREARAAGRMSSHPHVVDLFDVGVTVDQHPYLIMELCDGSYAERMRSSPLGPVETRDLGIKIADALAHSHGAGVLHRDVKPANILYSHFNSAVLADFGLAVLAEARDASVTLEVLTPAYAPPEMFSHSPPSPAVDVYALCATLYAVMHGRPPRWQSERNPSLVTVLEMFNQPLPGLPGVPDELIDVLRLGMANDPAERPSALELHDLLANLPFGSPAAPVSGVPTGGTPTSGAPVGGKPVSGSPVSGGPSRSGLYGTGQPGPRPPVEDTRPSVPGGRRWRRRWFLGGAGVLALAASATTGAWLASSGPPPDPSPSVTQVAAPATGPLPGCASGAGAPTALPSGARCLPELECFGPVRIRGARAEAARVPCDGRHTWETYAEGILPVPLVGADYDEVIAAEPVRQVCSATTFRVTTEITEPVGWHLEVLPPVDGNVDRVYRCLAGRGVDALTAPTLTGR